The following is a genomic window from Babesia bovis T2Bo chromosome 4 map unlocalized Chr4_1, whole genome shotgun sequence.
GCACTTTGCCACGATGGGATACGTGTCCTTAAACTGTATAGCTCAAACTGTGCACTGGCCCTTAAGGTACGCCATATGGTGCACGCACAAGCTAGAGCAATGCACTGGGTAGAAGATACACTACCGGGTGATATCAAGCTTATATGGGCTACCGAAAACAGCATATCACGTAAATCATTTGGGTAGTTTAACCACATTAAATACTAATACACTGCATAACGATATTAGGGCTTAGTAAGAGGTTTACTCATAAGCATCCTCAATGGATGAGGCAAcacccttcttcttctcaGTCTCCTTCTCAACCATCATGCCCTCAGTAGTGAGGATGAGACCAGCAACCGAAGAAGCGTTCTCGACGGCATTCATGACGACCTTAGTAGGATCGATCACACCCTGCTGAATCATGTCGCCGTAGCTATTGGTCTTGGCATTCCAGCCGTAACCAAATGGCTTGCCACTAGATTTAATGCGCTCAACAACCTTGGCGCCATTGGCACCTGCGTTGTCAGCAATTTGCTGAGTAATGATAGACATAGCATCGAGTACAATCTTAGCACCGGCCTGCTGTAAAGCAATTTCGCTCTCAACGTCATCGGCCTTCTCACCCTCAAGGTTAGGGTCGCTGGGACGCATCTCAGCAGTCACTGTGTCATTGATGTGGCGCTCAGCCTTAGCAGTGAACTCTGGAGATTGCATAGCCAAATAAGCAACACCACCACCAGGAACGAAACCGGTCTCCATGGCAGCCCTTACAGCATTAATGGCATCCTCATAACGAAGACGCTTCTCCTTTAATTCGGTTTCCGTGGCAGCACCGATACGAATACGAGCAATGCCACCGGATAACGCAGCAATGCGTTCATTCAATTTCTGCTTGTCAAATGATGAAGTGGAACGTTCCTTCTCCGATAAAAGTGACTGGATGCGCTTCTTAATGACGTCATTGAATTGCGGCAGTGTTAATATAGAAGTACGGTCCTTCTTAATAACAACATTCTTAGCCATACCCAACATGTCAACAGTCAAGTCATTGAAACTAATGCCGACATCCTGAGATACAAAGGTAGAACCGGTGGCAGTAGCAATGTCCTGCAAATAGTCCTTACGACGCTCACCAAACGAAGGAGCCTTAACAGCAACAACCTTTAACATGCCACGCATCTTGTTGATAATAAACGTCTGCATAGCATCGGGACCAAAGTCCTCAGCAATAATGACCAAGGGGGTCTTGGTCTTGGCAGCATGCTCCAAAATGGGCAACACGGA
Proteins encoded in this region:
- a CDS encoding TCP-1/cpn60 chaperonin family protein, producing MASFRVFAVCLLGLLSSRALAVVRHRNRLSVGHSFHDAEQSNLPSPNEAFTGSAFIGAHNSGSSSFYSRGFRSNSSSLSAKPKEIILHDECRNNLLAGVSTVADTVRVTLGPRGRNVLLEKEFGSPIIVNDGVTIARNIELEDRKINVGAKLIQEIASASDDRAGDGTTSTSILAAEIAKKGVDYVNKGHNPIPIQKGIQKTSKLIIEELKSLSKPVNGYKDLLNIATVATSGNVVMGEVIARAFDKLGANAATVLEENPALEDQLDFTEGYTFERGFANPYFLLGEEKDTIEWTAPQILISDGKIESAQSVLPILEHAAKTKTPLVIIAEDFGPDAMQTFIINKMRGMLKVVAVKAPSFGERRKDYLQDIATATGSTFVSQDVGISFNDLTVDMLGMAKNVVIKKDRTSILTLPQFNDVIKKRIQSLLSEKERSTSSFDKQKLNERIAALSGGIARIRIGAATETELKEKRLRYEDAINAVRAAMETGFVPGGGVAYLAMQSPEFTAKAERHINDTVTAEMRPSDPNLEGEKADDVESEIALQQAGAKIVLDAMSIITQQIADNAGANGAKVVERIKSSGKPFGYGWNAKTNSYGDMIQQGVIDPTKVVMNAVENASSVAGLILTTEGMMVEKETEKKKGVASSIEDAYE